In Xenopus laevis strain J_2021 chromosome 2S, Xenopus_laevis_v10.1, whole genome shotgun sequence, a genomic segment contains:
- the pdxk.S gene encoding pyridoxal kinase isoform X1, whose product MEVPGCSECRVLSIQSHVVRGYVGNKAASFPLQVRQGLVGIKGTVSGIRRACVLGFEVDTVNSVQFSNHTGYNHWKGQVLNAEELQELYEGLKLNGVTHYDYVMTGYNRDASFLARVVDIIQELKQQNPHLVYVCDPVLGDKGKGEGSMYVPEELLPVYRDLVVPVANIITPNQFEAELLTGLKIRTKMEAVQVMDVLHSLGPDTVVITSSDLPASRGPDYLMTLASQRKVDKHGRIHTQRICLELPRVEAVFVGTGDLFAAMLLAWTHHHPNDFKLACEKTVSAMHHILQRTIRSAKALAGPGVKPSYAQLEIRMVQSRKDIESPEVVVIGTDL is encoded by the exons ATGGAGGTGCCCGGGTGCTCTGAGTGCCGGGTTCTTTCCATTCAGAGTCACGTGGTACGGGGGTATGTGGGCAATAAAGCGGCCTCCTTCCCCCTACAGGTGAGACAGGGTCTGGTGGGCATCAAGGGCACAGTGAGCGGCATAAGGAGGGCATGT GTTCTGGGGTTTGAAGTGGACACAGTTAATTCCGTGCAGTTCTCTAATCACACAG GCTACAACCATTGGAAGGGGCAGGTGCTGAATGCTGAGGAGCTGCAGGAACTCTATGAGGGTCTGAAACTGAACGGAGTCACCCACTATGACTATGTGATGACTG GTTACAACAGGGACGCTTCCTTCCTGGCTCGGGTTGTGGATATCATACAGGAGCTTAAACAGCAAAACCCTCATCTTGTGTATG TTTGTGATCCAGTCCTGGGAGacaaagggaagggagagggATCCATG TATGTTCCAGAAGAATTGCTCCCAGTATATAGAGATTTGGTGGTGCCGGTCGCTAACATCATCACCCCCAATCAATTTGAGGCTGA GTTGCTGACGGGACTGAAGATTCGCACAAAGATGGAGGCAGTGCAG GTGATGGATGTCTTACACTCGCTTGGCCCTGACACTGTGGTTATAACCAGCTCGGATCTCCCAGCATCCCGTGGGCCAGACTATCTCATGACGTTGGCGAGCCAGAGAAAGG TGGACAAGCACGGGCGAATCCACACGCAGCGAATCTGCCTGGAGTTACCCCGCGTGGAAGCTGTATTCGTGGGAACTGGAGACCTATTTGCTGCTATGCTCTTGGCTTGGACACATCACCACCCCAATGACTTTAAA CTTGCCTGTGAGAAGACCGTCTCAGCTATGCACCACATCCTGCAGAGAACTATCCGCAGCGCTAAGG CTCTGGCTGGTCCTGGTGTGAAGCCGTCGTATGCACAGCTTGAGATCCGGATGGTTCAGAGCAGGAAGGACATTGAGTCTCCGGAAGTTGTTGTAATTGGTACAGATTTATAA
- the pdxk.S gene encoding pyridoxal kinase isoform X2: MEVPGCSECRVLSIQSHVVRGYVGNKAASFPLQVLGFEVDTVNSVQFSNHTGYNHWKGQVLNAEELQELYEGLKLNGVTHYDYVMTGYNRDASFLARVVDIIQELKQQNPHLVYVCDPVLGDKGKGEGSMYVPEELLPVYRDLVVPVANIITPNQFEAELLTGLKIRTKMEAVQVMDVLHSLGPDTVVITSSDLPASRGPDYLMTLASQRKVDKHGRIHTQRICLELPRVEAVFVGTGDLFAAMLLAWTHHHPNDFKLACEKTVSAMHHILQRTIRSAKALAGPGVKPSYAQLEIRMVQSRKDIESPEVVVIGTDL; the protein is encoded by the exons ATGGAGGTGCCCGGGTGCTCTGAGTGCCGGGTTCTTTCCATTCAGAGTCACGTGGTACGGGGGTATGTGGGCAATAAAGCGGCCTCCTTCCCCCTACAG GTTCTGGGGTTTGAAGTGGACACAGTTAATTCCGTGCAGTTCTCTAATCACACAG GCTACAACCATTGGAAGGGGCAGGTGCTGAATGCTGAGGAGCTGCAGGAACTCTATGAGGGTCTGAAACTGAACGGAGTCACCCACTATGACTATGTGATGACTG GTTACAACAGGGACGCTTCCTTCCTGGCTCGGGTTGTGGATATCATACAGGAGCTTAAACAGCAAAACCCTCATCTTGTGTATG TTTGTGATCCAGTCCTGGGAGacaaagggaagggagagggATCCATG TATGTTCCAGAAGAATTGCTCCCAGTATATAGAGATTTGGTGGTGCCGGTCGCTAACATCATCACCCCCAATCAATTTGAGGCTGA GTTGCTGACGGGACTGAAGATTCGCACAAAGATGGAGGCAGTGCAG GTGATGGATGTCTTACACTCGCTTGGCCCTGACACTGTGGTTATAACCAGCTCGGATCTCCCAGCATCCCGTGGGCCAGACTATCTCATGACGTTGGCGAGCCAGAGAAAGG TGGACAAGCACGGGCGAATCCACACGCAGCGAATCTGCCTGGAGTTACCCCGCGTGGAAGCTGTATTCGTGGGAACTGGAGACCTATTTGCTGCTATGCTCTTGGCTTGGACACATCACCACCCCAATGACTTTAAA CTTGCCTGTGAGAAGACCGTCTCAGCTATGCACCACATCCTGCAGAGAACTATCCGCAGCGCTAAGG CTCTGGCTGGTCCTGGTGTGAAGCCGTCGTATGCACAGCTTGAGATCCGGATGGTTCAGAGCAGGAAGGACATTGAGTCTCCGGAAGTTGTTGTAATTGGTACAGATTTATAA
- the rrp1b.S gene encoding uncharacterized protein LOC379182 isoform X2 yields the protein MATQDAAVLLAQRLAGNDKKTRDRALRKLRNYLRVRSACETGGFTEEEFIKIWKGLFYCMWMQDKPLLQEALAHSMSQLVHTLHTKQSQNIFLRTFWQTLNREWNGIDRLRLDKFYTLMRLVLRESVDLLKKAEWEESCVQEFLVLLDEEILRGSTLGVQLHVIDIYLEEVAKVGSAELTAEMNLKLIEPFCKIVAKCKNSSFLQAVTSGIFQTILEQAPFAIEDLMKEVGSNPEGKGSTKDGGSAGEESEEEQSEEKESPEEDNEDIGPVLQFDYQAVADRLFALGSRKNTPTRNRKAAYALVKKFRDLAEGIFPSDDFPEEVSTDEDDDDFSSWLFRRRMKRAQENGTYGMVSQVSSRNAVKKEKQEKRKRTDVALDDSSIKNGPPAAKKKRKRKKTDRNNNTESGGEALKPSQNGVTKSCSPENQTEQPVSPDPAQAPSSDSTPSLQKKSPGKKRRAGLIRRSLCILPLTGSLLRRRQLRLHRNKCKQAVRSSTPETEETPVTPQKEVTQTPQNFMSFQKANSPKPVYVKPTKARGRQIPTKMGSKSKKVTFSLNKNMTTEFKRTDRSLLVSPTGSSRVPFNPEQRPEHGVLKTPTRSPVPRARAADFF from the exons ATGGCTACCCAAGATGCTGCGGTACTTTTGGCCCAGAGACTAGCTGGAAACGATAAGAAAACTCGGGATCGGGCTCTTCGGAAACTGCGGAACTACCTGAGAGTGAGGAGCGCGTGTGAAACTG GAGGATTCACAGAAGAAGAATTTATTAAGATCTGGAAGGGGCTGTTCTACTGTATGTGGATGCAGGACAAACCATTACTGCAG GAGGCTCTGGCGCATTCCATGTCCCAGCTGGTTCACACGCTGCACACAAAGCAATCAC AGAACATTTTTCTGCGCACATTTTGGCAGACGCTGAACCGAGAATGGAACGGGATTGATCGGCTGCGGCTGGACAAATTCTATACG TTAATGCGTTTGGTCTTACGGGAGTCTGTGGATCTTCTGAAGAAAGCTGAATGGGAGGAGAG CTGTGTGCAGGAGTTCCTGGTGTTGCTGGATGAAGAGATACTGCGGGGTTCAACTCTGGGGGTGCAGCTCCATGTCATAGACATTTACCTGGAGGAGGTGGCAAAAGTAGGATCAGCAGAG CTCACGGCAGAAATGAACCTCAAGCTTATTGAGCCTTTCTGCAAGATTGTTGCCAAATGCAAGAA TTCCTCCTTCCTGCAGGCTGTCACCTCGGGGATATTCCAGACTATATTGGAACAGGCTCCCTTCGCTATCGAAGATTTAATGAAAGAAGTTGGTTCCAACCCAGAGGGCAAGGGGAGCACAAAGG ATGGAGGTTCCGCAGGGGAGGAGTCAGAAGAGGAACAATCCGAAGAAAAGGAGTCTCCAGAAGAGGACAATGAGGACATTGGACCAGTACTGCAG TTTGATTACCAGGCAGTGGCAGACAGACTCTTCGCTCTAGGAAGCAGAAAGAACACGCCCACTCGAAACCGAAAAGCCGCCTATGCCCTGGTGAAAAA GTTTCGGGACTTGGCTGAAG GAATCTTCCCAAGCGATGACTTCCCAGAGGAGGTTTCCAcagatgaggatgatgatgatttcaGCAGTTGGCTGTTCCGCAGGAGGATGAAGAGAGCACAAGAGAATGGGACTTATG GAATGGTGTCCCAGGTCTCCAGTCGTAATGCAGTAAAGAAAGAGAAACAGGAAAAACGGAAGAGAACGGACGTAGCCCTGGACGATTCCAGTATTAAAAATGGTCCCCCGGCAGCAAAAAAGAAACGTAAGAGGAAGAAGACAGATAGGAACAACAACACTGAAAGTGGAGGAGAAGCACTCAAACCTTCCCAAAATGGTGTGACCAAAAGCTGCTCTCCAGAAAATCAGACTGAACAGCCTGTGTCTCCCGATCCTGCCCAGGCCCCTTCATCAGACTCTACACCGTCCCTCCAAAAGAAATCCCCTGGAAAGAAGAGAAGGGCTGGGCTGATCCGAAGGAGCCTCTGTATTCTGCCCCTGACTGGGTCTTTACTAAGAAGGAGGCAACTTCGGCTGCACAGGAACAAGTGCAAG CAGGCAGTGAGATCCAGTACTCCAGAAACAGAGGAGACTCCTGTTACCCCGCAGAAGGAAGTGACGCAGACTCCCCAGAACTTCATGTCTTTCCAGAAGGCAAACTCCCCGAAACCTGTATATGTGAAGCCGACAAAGGCCAGAGGCAGGCAG ATTCCCACAAAGATGGGCAGCAAATCCAAGAAAGTCACCTTCAGCCTGAACAAGAACATGACCACCG AGTTCAAGAGGACGGACCGCAGTCTTCTGGTCAGTCCCACCGGTTCCTCCCGAGTGCCGTTCAACCCAGAGCAGAGACCTGAGCACGGTGTCCTGAAAACCCCCACAAGAAGTCCTGTCCCCCGGGCCCGTGCAGCAGACTTTTTCTAA
- the rrp1b.S gene encoding uncharacterized protein LOC379182 isoform X1 produces the protein MATQDAAVLLAQRLAGNDKKTRDRALRKLRNYLRVRSACETGGFTEEEFIKIWKGLFYCMWMQDKPLLQEALAHSMSQLVHTLHTKQSQNIFLRTFWQTLNREWNGIDRLRLDKFYTLMRLVLRESVDLLKKAEWEESCVQEFLVLLDEEILRGSTLGVQLHVIDIYLEEVAKVGSAELTAEMNLKLIEPFCKIVAKCKNSSFLQAVTSGIFQTILEQAPFAIEDLMKEVGSNPEGKGSTKDGGSAGEESEEEQSEEKESPEEDNEDIGPVLQFDYQAVADRLFALGSRKNTPTRNRKAAYALVKKFRDLAEGIFPSDDFPEEVSTDEDDDDFSSWLFRRRMKRAQENGTYGMVSQVSSRNAVKKEKQEKRKRTDVALDDSSIKNGPPAAKKKRKRKKTDRNNNTESGGEALKPSQNGVTKSCSPENQTEQPVSPDPAQAPSSDSTPSLQKKSPGKKRRAGLIRRSLCILPLTGSLLRRRQLRLHRNKCKISQQAVRSSTPETEETPVTPQKEVTQTPQNFMSFQKANSPKPVYVKPTKARGRQIPTKMGSKSKKVTFSLNKNMTTEFKRTDRSLLVSPTGSSRVPFNPEQRPEHGVLKTPTRSPVPRARAADFF, from the exons ATGGCTACCCAAGATGCTGCGGTACTTTTGGCCCAGAGACTAGCTGGAAACGATAAGAAAACTCGGGATCGGGCTCTTCGGAAACTGCGGAACTACCTGAGAGTGAGGAGCGCGTGTGAAACTG GAGGATTCACAGAAGAAGAATTTATTAAGATCTGGAAGGGGCTGTTCTACTGTATGTGGATGCAGGACAAACCATTACTGCAG GAGGCTCTGGCGCATTCCATGTCCCAGCTGGTTCACACGCTGCACACAAAGCAATCAC AGAACATTTTTCTGCGCACATTTTGGCAGACGCTGAACCGAGAATGGAACGGGATTGATCGGCTGCGGCTGGACAAATTCTATACG TTAATGCGTTTGGTCTTACGGGAGTCTGTGGATCTTCTGAAGAAAGCTGAATGGGAGGAGAG CTGTGTGCAGGAGTTCCTGGTGTTGCTGGATGAAGAGATACTGCGGGGTTCAACTCTGGGGGTGCAGCTCCATGTCATAGACATTTACCTGGAGGAGGTGGCAAAAGTAGGATCAGCAGAG CTCACGGCAGAAATGAACCTCAAGCTTATTGAGCCTTTCTGCAAGATTGTTGCCAAATGCAAGAA TTCCTCCTTCCTGCAGGCTGTCACCTCGGGGATATTCCAGACTATATTGGAACAGGCTCCCTTCGCTATCGAAGATTTAATGAAAGAAGTTGGTTCCAACCCAGAGGGCAAGGGGAGCACAAAGG ATGGAGGTTCCGCAGGGGAGGAGTCAGAAGAGGAACAATCCGAAGAAAAGGAGTCTCCAGAAGAGGACAATGAGGACATTGGACCAGTACTGCAG TTTGATTACCAGGCAGTGGCAGACAGACTCTTCGCTCTAGGAAGCAGAAAGAACACGCCCACTCGAAACCGAAAAGCCGCCTATGCCCTGGTGAAAAA GTTTCGGGACTTGGCTGAAG GAATCTTCCCAAGCGATGACTTCCCAGAGGAGGTTTCCAcagatgaggatgatgatgatttcaGCAGTTGGCTGTTCCGCAGGAGGATGAAGAGAGCACAAGAGAATGGGACTTATG GAATGGTGTCCCAGGTCTCCAGTCGTAATGCAGTAAAGAAAGAGAAACAGGAAAAACGGAAGAGAACGGACGTAGCCCTGGACGATTCCAGTATTAAAAATGGTCCCCCGGCAGCAAAAAAGAAACGTAAGAGGAAGAAGACAGATAGGAACAACAACACTGAAAGTGGAGGAGAAGCACTCAAACCTTCCCAAAATGGTGTGACCAAAAGCTGCTCTCCAGAAAATCAGACTGAACAGCCTGTGTCTCCCGATCCTGCCCAGGCCCCTTCATCAGACTCTACACCGTCCCTCCAAAAGAAATCCCCTGGAAAGAAGAGAAGGGCTGGGCTGATCCGAAGGAGCCTCTGTATTCTGCCCCTGACTGGGTCTTTACTAAGAAGGAGGCAACTTCGGCTGCACAGGAACAAGTGCAAG ATTTCCCAGCAGGCAGTGAGATCCAGTACTCCAGAAACAGAGGAGACTCCTGTTACCCCGCAGAAGGAAGTGACGCAGACTCCCCAGAACTTCATGTCTTTCCAGAAGGCAAACTCCCCGAAACCTGTATATGTGAAGCCGACAAAGGCCAGAGGCAGGCAG ATTCCCACAAAGATGGGCAGCAAATCCAAGAAAGTCACCTTCAGCCTGAACAAGAACATGACCACCG AGTTCAAGAGGACGGACCGCAGTCTTCTGGTCAGTCCCACCGGTTCCTCCCGAGTGCCGTTCAACCCAGAGCAGAGACCTGAGCACGGTGTCCTGAAAACCCCCACAAGAAGTCCTGTCCCCCGGGCCCGTGCAGCAGACTTTTTCTAA
- the rrp1b.S gene encoding uncharacterized protein LOC379182 (The RefSeq protein has 1 substitution compared to this genomic sequence), with translation MATQDAAVLLAQRLAGNDKKTRDRALRKLRNYLRVRSACETGGFTEEEFIKIWKGLFYCMWMQDKPLLQEALAHSMSQLVHTLHTKQSQNIFLRTFWQTLNREWNGIDRLRLDKFYTLMRLVLRESVDLLKKAEWEESCVQEFLVLLDEEILRGSTLGVQLHVIDIYLEEVAKVGSAELTAEMNLKLIEPFCKIVAKCKNSSFLQAVTSGIFQTILEQAPFAIEDLMKEVGSNPEGKGSTKDGGSAGEESEEEQSEEKESPEEDNEDIGPVLQFDYQAVADRLFALGSRKNTPTRNRKAAYALVKKFRDLAEGIFPSDDFPEEVSTDEDDDDFSSWLFRRRMKRAQENGTYGMVSQVSSRNAVKKEKQEKRKRTDVALDDSSIKNGPPAAKKKRKRKKTDRNNNTESGGEALKPSQNGVTKSCSPENQTEQPVSPDPAQAPSSDSTPSLQKKSPGKKRRAGLIRRSLCILPLTGSLLRRRQLRLHRNKCKAVRSSTPETEETPVTPQKEVTQTPQNFMSFQKANSPKPVYVKPTKARGRQIPTKMGSKSKKVTFSLNKNMTTEFKRTDRSLLVSPTGSSRVPFNPEQRPEHSVLKTPTRSPVPRARAADFF, from the exons ATGGCTACCCAAGATGCTGCGGTACTTTTGGCCCAGAGACTAGCTGGAAACGATAAGAAAACTCGGGATCGGGCTCTTCGGAAACTGCGGAACTACCTGAGAGTGAGGAGCGCGTGTGAAACTG GAGGATTCACAGAAGAAGAATTTATTAAGATCTGGAAGGGGCTGTTCTACTGTATGTGGATGCAGGACAAACCATTACTGCAG GAGGCTCTGGCGCATTCCATGTCCCAGCTGGTTCACACGCTGCACACAAAGCAATCAC AGAACATTTTTCTGCGCACATTTTGGCAGACGCTGAACCGAGAATGGAACGGGATTGATCGGCTGCGGCTGGACAAATTCTATACG TTAATGCGTTTGGTCTTACGGGAGTCTGTGGATCTTCTGAAGAAAGCTGAATGGGAGGAGAG CTGTGTGCAGGAGTTCCTGGTGTTGCTGGATGAAGAGATACTGCGGGGTTCAACTCTGGGGGTGCAGCTCCATGTCATAGACATTTACCTGGAGGAGGTGGCAAAAGTAGGATCAGCAGAG CTCACGGCAGAAATGAACCTCAAGCTTATTGAGCCTTTCTGCAAGATTGTTGCCAAATGCAAGAA TTCCTCCTTCCTGCAGGCTGTCACCTCGGGGATATTCCAGACTATATTGGAACAGGCTCCCTTCGCTATCGAAGATTTAATGAAAGAAGTTGGTTCCAACCCAGAGGGCAAGGGGAGCACAAAGG ATGGAGGTTCCGCAGGGGAGGAGTCAGAAGAGGAACAATCCGAAGAAAAGGAGTCTCCAGAAGAGGACAATGAGGACATTGGACCAGTACTGCAG TTTGATTACCAGGCAGTGGCAGACAGACTCTTCGCTCTAGGAAGCAGAAAGAACACGCCCACTCGAAACCGAAAAGCCGCCTATGCCCTGGTGAAAAA GTTTCGGGACTTGGCTGAAG GAATCTTCCCAAGCGATGACTTCCCAGAGGAGGTTTCCAcagatgaggatgatgatgatttcaGCAGTTGGCTGTTCCGCAGGAGGATGAAGAGAGCACAAGAGAATGGGACTTATG GAATGGTGTCCCAGGTCTCCAGTCGTAATGCAGTAAAGAAAGAGAAACAGGAAAAACGGAAGAGAACGGACGTAGCCCTGGACGATTCCAGTATTAAAAATGGTCCCCCGGCAGCAAAAAAGAAACGTAAGAGGAAGAAGACAGATAGGAACAACAACACTGAAAGTGGAGGAGAAGCACTCAAACCTTCCCAAAATGGTGTGACCAAAAGCTGCTCTCCAGAAAATCAGACTGAACAGCCTGTGTCTCCCGATCCTGCCCAGGCCCCTTCATCAGACTCTACACCGTCCCTCCAAAAGAAATCCCCTGGAAAGAAGAGAAGGGCTGGGCTGATCCGAAGGAGCCTCTGTATTCTGCCCCTGACTGGGTCTTTACTAAGAAGGAGGCAACTTCGGCTGCACAGGAACAAGTGCAAG GCAGTGAGATCCAGTACTCCAGAAACAGAGGAGACTCCTGTTACCCCGCAGAAGGAAGTGACGCAGACTCCCCAGAACTTCATGTCTTTCCAGAAGGCAAACTCCCCGAAACCTGTATATGTGAAGCCGACAAAGGCCAGAGGCAGGCAG ATTCCCACAAAGATGGGCAGCAAATCCAAGAAAGTCACCTTCAGCCTGAACAAGAACATGACCACCG AGTTCAAGAGGACGGACCGCAGTCTTCTGGTCAGTCCCACCGGTTCCTCCCGAGTGCCGTTCAACCCAGAGCAGAGACCTGAGCACGGTGTCCTGAAAACCCCCACAAGAAGTCCTGTCCCCCGGGCCCGTGCAGCAGACTTTTTCTAA
- the rrp1b.S gene encoding uncharacterized protein LOC379182 isoform X3 — protein MATQDAAVLLAQRLAGNDKKTRDRALRKLRNYLRVRSACETGGFTEEEFIKIWKGLFYCMWMQDKPLLQEALAHSMSQLVHTLHTKQSQNIFLRTFWQTLNREWNGIDRLRLDKFYTLMRLVLRESVDLLKKAEWEESCVQEFLVLLDEEILRGSTLGVQLHVIDIYLEEVAKVGSAELTAEMNLKLIEPFCKIVAKCKNSSFLQAVTSGIFQTILEQAPFAIEDLMKEVGSNPEGKGSTKDGGSAGEESEEEQSEEKESPEEDNEDIGPVLQFDYQAVADRLFALGSRKNTPTRNRKAAYALVKKFRDLAEGIFPSDDFPEEVSTDEDDDDFSSWLFRRRMKRAQENGTYGMVSQVSSRNAVKKEKQEKRKRTDVALDDSSIKNGPPAAKKKRKRKKTDRNNNTESGGEALKPSQNGVTKSCSPENQTEQPVSPDPAQAPSSDSTPSLQKKSPGKKRRAGLIRRSLCILPLTGSLLRRRQLRLHRNKCKISQQAVRSSTPETEETPVTPQKEVTQTPQNFMSFQKANSPKPVYVKPTKARGRQSSRGRTAVFWSVPPVPPECRSTQSRDLSTVS, from the exons ATGGCTACCCAAGATGCTGCGGTACTTTTGGCCCAGAGACTAGCTGGAAACGATAAGAAAACTCGGGATCGGGCTCTTCGGAAACTGCGGAACTACCTGAGAGTGAGGAGCGCGTGTGAAACTG GAGGATTCACAGAAGAAGAATTTATTAAGATCTGGAAGGGGCTGTTCTACTGTATGTGGATGCAGGACAAACCATTACTGCAG GAGGCTCTGGCGCATTCCATGTCCCAGCTGGTTCACACGCTGCACACAAAGCAATCAC AGAACATTTTTCTGCGCACATTTTGGCAGACGCTGAACCGAGAATGGAACGGGATTGATCGGCTGCGGCTGGACAAATTCTATACG TTAATGCGTTTGGTCTTACGGGAGTCTGTGGATCTTCTGAAGAAAGCTGAATGGGAGGAGAG CTGTGTGCAGGAGTTCCTGGTGTTGCTGGATGAAGAGATACTGCGGGGTTCAACTCTGGGGGTGCAGCTCCATGTCATAGACATTTACCTGGAGGAGGTGGCAAAAGTAGGATCAGCAGAG CTCACGGCAGAAATGAACCTCAAGCTTATTGAGCCTTTCTGCAAGATTGTTGCCAAATGCAAGAA TTCCTCCTTCCTGCAGGCTGTCACCTCGGGGATATTCCAGACTATATTGGAACAGGCTCCCTTCGCTATCGAAGATTTAATGAAAGAAGTTGGTTCCAACCCAGAGGGCAAGGGGAGCACAAAGG ATGGAGGTTCCGCAGGGGAGGAGTCAGAAGAGGAACAATCCGAAGAAAAGGAGTCTCCAGAAGAGGACAATGAGGACATTGGACCAGTACTGCAG TTTGATTACCAGGCAGTGGCAGACAGACTCTTCGCTCTAGGAAGCAGAAAGAACACGCCCACTCGAAACCGAAAAGCCGCCTATGCCCTGGTGAAAAA GTTTCGGGACTTGGCTGAAG GAATCTTCCCAAGCGATGACTTCCCAGAGGAGGTTTCCAcagatgaggatgatgatgatttcaGCAGTTGGCTGTTCCGCAGGAGGATGAAGAGAGCACAAGAGAATGGGACTTATG GAATGGTGTCCCAGGTCTCCAGTCGTAATGCAGTAAAGAAAGAGAAACAGGAAAAACGGAAGAGAACGGACGTAGCCCTGGACGATTCCAGTATTAAAAATGGTCCCCCGGCAGCAAAAAAGAAACGTAAGAGGAAGAAGACAGATAGGAACAACAACACTGAAAGTGGAGGAGAAGCACTCAAACCTTCCCAAAATGGTGTGACCAAAAGCTGCTCTCCAGAAAATCAGACTGAACAGCCTGTGTCTCCCGATCCTGCCCAGGCCCCTTCATCAGACTCTACACCGTCCCTCCAAAAGAAATCCCCTGGAAAGAAGAGAAGGGCTGGGCTGATCCGAAGGAGCCTCTGTATTCTGCCCCTGACTGGGTCTTTACTAAGAAGGAGGCAACTTCGGCTGCACAGGAACAAGTGCAAG ATTTCCCAGCAGGCAGTGAGATCCAGTACTCCAGAAACAGAGGAGACTCCTGTTACCCCGCAGAAGGAAGTGACGCAGACTCCCCAGAACTTCATGTCTTTCCAGAAGGCAAACTCCCCGAAACCTGTATATGTGAAGCCGACAAAGGCCAGAGGCAGGCAG AGTTCAAGAGGACGGACCGCAGTCTTCTGGTCAGTCCCACCGGTTCCTCCCGAGTGCCGTTCAACCCAGAGCAGAGACCTGAGCACGGTGTCCTGA